The genomic window GTTCATCAAGAAGTAATACTTTTCCTTCTTGGGCTAGTGCTCGAGCAAGAAAAACTCTTTTCTTTTGGCCACCAGAAAGCTCACCTATTTGGCGTTGTTCTAAACCCGTAAGATCAACACGCGCTAATGCATCAGCAACAATTTGTTTATCTTGTTGGCTTGGAATACGTAAAAACCCCATTTTACTGTAGCGACCCATCATAACAACATCGGAAACGAGAACTGGAAAGTTCCAGTCAACTTCTTCAGTTTGTGGTACATATGCAATAATATTTTGTTTAAGTGCTGTTTTGATCGCAGCATTGTTTAATGTTACACGTCCTTTTGTTGGCGTCACTAAACCCATTATTGTTTTAAACAGCGTTGATTTGCCACTACCATTGACTCCTACTAGCGCGCAAATTGATCCTCCAGTTATATTGAAGCTGGCATCATAAATCGCTGTATGCCCGTTACTATATGTAACGGTAGCATTATCAACAATTAAGTTAGGTTTTTCGTAAAAAATATTATTACTCATTATTATTGACCAAAACCTTTTGCAATAGTATCAACGGTAGTTTTTAATAATTCTATATATGTTGGGACTGGGCCATCAGAAGTAGAAAGAGAGTCAACATAGAGTACACCACCATATTGCGCCCCGGTTTCTCGACTTACTTGTTTCGCTGGTTTATCAGAAACAGTACTTTCGCTAAACACGACTGGAATATGGTATTTTTTTACAATATCAATAACTTTACGAACTTGTTGCGGTGAACCTTGTTCTTCTGCATTAATTGGCCACAAATAAGCTTCTTTAAAACCATAATCTTTAGCGAGATAACTAAAAGCACCTTCACTAGTAACTAACCAGCGTTTTTGCTGTGGGATTTGTGCCAGTCTTTTCCGTAGCGGTGCATCAATTTTGCTAATTTCACTAGCATATATTTTCGCATTTTGGTTATAAATATCTGCATTATTAGGGTCATATTTTACCAGTGCTGCTCGAATATTTTCAATATAGATCAATGCATTTTGGGCAGACATCCAGGCATGAGGATTAGGATTACCTTGATATTCACCTTCTCGAATAGGCATCGGTTTTATTCCTTTAGTCACAGTAACGGCAGGAATATGTTTGAAGTTTTCAAAAAAACGATTAAACCATGTTTCAAGTCCTAAACCATTCCATAAAATTAAATCAGCATTATGCGCTTTTAATATATCTTTAGGAGTTGGTTGATATTCATGAATTTCTGCCCCAGGTTTGGTAATTGATTGGACATTGGCGGCATTACCGGCCACATTTTGCGCAATATCTTGAATAATAGTAAAAGTAGTGACAACGGTAAATTTTTTTGCGTATGCGATTGGATTAAAAAGAACAAGAATAGCGATTATTTTTAAACCAGTAAAAGTATGCCTAGATGAAAGGTTGGGTCTTTTATACATAAGTATTTCCCGGTAATAAAGTAGTAAATTGCACTTTAATGAGAATGATTATCAACTATATATGAAAGATGTCAATATGATCAATTATTGTAATTGTAATGTAGGTAGCAGATATGAGAGCCTCTTCACAACTCAACGCTAAAGGGATTAATTTTTATTTTTATCTTATTAGGCTATGCTAAATAGGATCAAGCCATTAGAAGGTTGGTATAAGGTGAAATTTAAATGTTGTGGCGTCATATTCATTTTTTTATTAATAGGCTGCTCAAACAAACAATCTAATAGCCCAAAAACAGTTTATCAGAATGATTATTTGCGTTATTTCATGGAGGAACAAACCGAAAGTGAACCGTTAAAAACGCCTTATGATGTTGCAATTAGACAAGCAGCGCAACGCTATGGTATTGATGAAAACTTAATTAGAGCCATTATTAAAGTGGAGTCTAATTTTCGTGTTAATGCAGTGAGTAAATCCAATGCGATAGGTTTAATGCAAGTTAAGGCTTCTACTGCTGGTCGTGATGCATATCGGCTACAAGGTAAAGCGGGGCAACCTACCACGAGTCAGCTTAAAGATCCGGTTATTAATATTGATGTGGGAACAGCCTATATACGTTTTATTCAAGATAATCATTTATTCGGTATTCAAGACCCTAAAGTTCTTTATTATGCAACTGTGGTTGCTTATGTTAATGGTGCTGGCGCATTATTACGCATTTTTGATAACAATCGTCATGTTGCGATCGATAAAATTAATAAGCTGTCCGCAGAAGAGTTTTATCAACATATTCAAACAAAACATCCAAATGCACAAGCACCGCGTTATCTTTGGAAAATTAAAAATGCATACAATTCAATAGCTATGATAGATTAGTTATTGATTTATATTAATAAAAAATGACAATGGTTTTGATCATAATCTATTTTTACTAAAAATCACGGCGTTAGTGATACGAAAATTTTAGTAATGGACTAATCTAGTTTTTTATTACTATTTCGCTGTATAATAACGAATAAATTTAAATTCGCTTAATTTATCAAAATTTAACTAGCTGACAATTAATTTGTCACTGGTTTTTTAGCATTTTATTCTTATTATCCAAGATTTAATCTATTAATTAGACCTTCATGGTGGTAATATGCGCCGCTAAGTTAATGCAAGTACGTATTCCTTTTGCCCTATTTGGGCTGTTTTAACACGTACATCACTTACAAGGTGAAGTAAGAAGTTGCTTTAACTCAAATTTAATAAAAATATATTTCTATACATGTGATCTTGCGTATGGGTCACCACTGTAAATTAAGGATTTTAAATGCCAGTTATTACTCTTCCTGACGGAAGTCAACGTCAATATGAGCATGCTGTTTCAGTAATGGATATTGCAAATGATATTGGCTCAGGCCTTGCAAAAGCCTGTATAGCCGGTCGTGTTAATGGTGAACTTGTTGATGCTAATGATCAGATTAATAATGATGCTCAATTAGCCATTATTACGAGTAAAGATCTTGAGGGCTTAGAGATTATCCGTCACTCATGCGCACATTTACTCGGTCATGCGATTAAACAATTATGGCCAACGACTAAAATGGCAATTGGGCCTATCATTGAAAATGGTTTTTATTATGACGTTGATCTGGAGCAAGCTTTAACTCAGGAAGATTTAGAAAAACTTGAACAGCGGATGCACGAACTTGCTGAAAAGAACTATGATGTTATCAAAAAGCGGGTTAGTTGGCAGGAAGCAAGGGATACGTTTGTTGCTCGAGGTGAGGATTATAAAGTTAAAATTTTGGATGAAAATATTAATAAAGATGATCATCCTGGACTTTATTATCATGAAGAATATATTGATATGTGTCGTGGGCCGCATGTTCCTAATATGCGTTTTTGTCATTACTTCAAATTACAAAAAGTGGCTGGTGCCTATTGGCGCGGTAATAGCGACAATAAAATGTTACAAAGGATCTATGGAACAGCTTGGGCCAATAAAAAACAGTTAGCGGCTTATTTATTACGTTTAGAAGAAGCAGCTAAGCGAGATCATCGTAAGATAGGGAAACAACTTGATCTTTATCATATGCAGGAAGAAGCTCCAGGTATGGCGTTTTGGCATAATGATGGTTGGGTAATATTTCGTGAATTGGAAACCTTTATCCGTACTAAATTAAATGAATATCAATACCAGGAAGTAAAAGGTCCATTGATGATGGATCGCATTCTTTGGGAAAAAACAGGTCACTGGGAAAACTATAAAGAAAACATGTTTACCACATCATCGGAAAATCGAGAATATTGTATAAAACCGATGAATTGCCCAGGCCATGTTCAGATATTTAATCAAGGCTTGAGATCTTATCGTGATTTGCCATTACGTATGGCAGAGTTTGGCAGTTGTCACCGTAATGAGCCATCAGGCGCTTTACATGGCTTGATGCGCGTACGTGGTTTTACCCAAGATGATGCGCATATTTTTTGTACTGAAGATCAGATTTTAACTGAAGTGAAAAGTTGCATTAAAATGATTTATGATGTTTATGCAACCTTTGGTTTTGAAAAAATTGCTGTTAAATTGTCAACCCGGCCAGAAAAACGGATAGGCACTGATGCGCAATGGGATCGTGCAGAAAGCGATCTCGCTAAGGCACTAGGGGATATTGAATTTGATTATCAACCCGGTGAAGGTGCATTTTATGGGCCTAAAATTGAGTTTACTCTGTATGATTGTTTGGATCGGGCTTGGCAATGTGGTACTGTACAGCTTGATTTCTCATTACCGAGTCGTTTAGGTGCTTCCTATGTAGATGAAAATAATGAACGTCAGGTGCCTGTGATGATTCATCGCGCTGTTTTAGGATCACTTGAACGTTTTATTGGGATTTTAACTGAGCAGTATGCAGGTTTCTTCCCAACCTGGTTAGCACCATTACAAATTGTTATAATAAATATCACGGATGCACAAGCTGATTTTGTACAAAAAGTAGTAAAAAAATTGAGTAATTTTGGTATTCGTGTAAAAGCAGACTTGAGAAACGAGAAAATAGGCTTTAAAATTCGTGAGCATACTTTGCGTCGCGTTCCTTATATGTTAGTTTGTGGTGATAAAGAAGTTAAATCGAATCAGGTATCTGTTCGAACCCGTGATGGGAAGGATTTAGGAACATTTGACGTCACAGAATTTGCAGAAAGAGTGCTTGATGAAATTCGCACTCGTCGTATTTATCAACTGGAGGAATAAGGTATTAAAGGCGGAAAAAGAATTCAAACGGCGCGCCCGAATCGTATTAATACGGAGATTCGTGCTTCTGAAGTTCGTTTAACTGGTTTAGATGGCGAGCAGATTGGTATTATCAGTCTAAAAGAAGCTCTTGAAAAAGCCGAGGAAGCTGGTGTTGATTTAGTCGAAATCAGTCCAAATGCCGAGCCGCCGGTTTGCCGTATCATGGATTACGGCAAGTTCCTCTATGAGAAGAGTAAATCGCTCAAAGAGCAGAAAAAGAAACAAAGAGTTATTCAGGTAAAGGAAATTAAATTCCGACCTGGTACAGATGAAGGTGATTATCAGGTCAAACTACGCAACCTGATTCGCTTTCTGGAAGATGGTGATAAAGCCAAAATCACGTTACGGTTTCGTGGTCGTGAAATGGCGCACCAACAAATCGGTATTGATATGCTTAATCGTATCAAAAACGATTTGGATGATATGTCAGTCGTCGAATCTTTTCCAAGCAAGATCGAAGGCCGTCAGATGATCATGGTGCTTGCACCGAAAAAGAAATAGTTAGGCAACCAAGTAATAGCGTTCTATTTAGATGGGAAACTATTCGCCTGGCTAGTTAGTTATAATTAACAATGCGAAGTGGATATTTAAAATGCCAAAGATTAAAACAGTACGTGGTGCGGCAAAACGTTTTAAAAAAACTGCCAGTGGTGGTTTTAAGCGTAAGCATGCTAACCTTCGTCATATTCTGACTAAAAAGTCAACTAAGCGTAAGCGTCATTTACGACCAAAGACCCTGGTTTCTAAAGGTGATCTGGGTTTGGTAGTGGCTTGTTTGCCATACGCATAAGTTTGAGTTTTTAGTTTAAGATTATCGAATTTAATTCGAAGTGATAGGAGAAATGTATGGCTCGCGTAAAACGTGGTGTAATAGCCCGCGCACGTCACAAAAAAATATTAAAGCAAGCGAAAGGTTACTATGGTGCCCGTTCGCGTGTTTATCGTGTTGCTTTCCAGGCGGTAATTAAAGCCGGTCAGTATGCTTATCGTGACCGTCGTCAGCGTAAGCGTCAGTTCCGTCAATTATGGATCGCACGTATTAACGCTGCTGCTCGTCAGAATGGTTTGTCTTATAGTCGTTTCATTAATGGCCTGAAAAAAGCCTCAATTGAAATTGACCGTAAGATCTTATCTGATATTGCTGTTTTTGATAAAGTTGCATTTGCAGCATTAGTCGAGAAAGCAAAAAGCGCGTTAGCTTAAATCAGCTAAATTAAGAGGGGCTTAGCTCCCTCTTTTTTATTTATCAATGAACCGATGTATTATAAATAAGAGTTATTTTATGAATAGCTGCTTAAAGATGAAAATTGTTTTTTTTCGTTTCTTTTTTTATTTTAGCACCTAAAATTTGGGGCTTTCGCGTATTTAAGAAAAGAAACGAAAAACTGCGATAAGCCTCCAAATGGAGGCTTTTTTGTTAGTAATTCTAAAAAATTTTATTTTCAACAATGATTAGGCCAAAGGGTCGTAAGAAGAGGGAACAATGCCACATCTCGTCGAGTTGGTTGCGCAGGCAAAAGCAGCCATAGAAAAAGCTCAGGATGTTGCTGCGTTGGATTCAGTGCGTGTTGAGTTTTTAGGTAAAAAAGGCCATTTAACACTACAGATGTCAACGTTGCGTAATCTACCTGCAGAAGAACGCCCTGCAGCAGGAGCCGTTATTAATCAAGCAAAACAAGAAGTTCAGCATACATTGAATATGCGTAAAGAGCAGTTAGAAAATGTGTTATTGAATGCTCGATTAGTGGCAGAGAAAATCGATATTTCATTACCTGGTCGCCAAACTGAAAATGGTAGTCTTCATCCAGTAACCCGTACCATTGATCGTATTGAAGAATTCTTTGGTGAACTTGGTTTTTCTGTTGTTTGCGGTCCTGAAATAGAAGATGACTATCACAATTTTGATGCTTTAAATATCCCTGCACACCATCCTGCTCGAGCTTCACATGATACTTTCTGGTTTGATACTACGCGTCTATTACGTACACAAACTTCAGGTGTTCAAATTCGCACAATGAAAGGTAAACAACCACCGATTCGTATTATTGCCCCTGGTCGTGTATACCGGAATGATTATGATCAAACTCATACGCCAATGTTCCACCAAACAGAGGGCTTGATTGTTGATAAAAATATTAGTTTTACCAATTTAAAAGGTACACTACATGACTTTTTAAATCATTTTTTTGAAGAAAAAACCCGTGTTCGTTTTCGACCATCATATTTTCCATTCACTGAACCTTCAGCTGAAGTCGATGTGATGGGTAAAAATGGTAAATGGTTAGAAGTGTTAGGTTGTGGCATGGTACATCCAAATGTATTACGCAATGTTGGTATTGATCCTGACTTATATTCTGGTTTTGCCTTTGGGATGGGAATGGAGCGCTTAACGATGTTACGTTATGGTGTGACCGATTTACGTGCTTTTTTTGAAAATGATCTTCGTTTTCTTAAACAATTTAGATAAGGCAGGATTATCACATGAAATTGAGTGAATTTTGGTTACGTGAATGGGTAAATCCAGCAATAAGCAGTGAAGCCTTATCAGAGCAAATGACGATGGCGGGTTTGGAGATTGATGATGTTAAACCTGTAGCCGGTCAATTCCAAGGTGTGTTAGTTGGTGAGATTGTTGAATGTGTGCAACATCCTAATGCAGATAAATTGCGGTTAACAAAGGTCAATATTGGGGCTGAACAGTTACTCAATATTGTCTGTGGAGCACCAAATTGCCGACAAGGATTAAAAGTCGCTGTGGCAACCATTGGCGCGGTTTTACCTGATAATTTTAAAATAAAAGCAACAAAACTACGCGGTGAGCTTTCTGAGGGTATGCTTTGTTCTTATTCAGAACTTGCCATTTCTGATGACCATGCAGGTATTATTGAGCTACCACACGACGCGCCTGTTGGTATCGATATTCGTAGCTACTTGCAACTTGATGACCATATTTTCGAAGTAAGTTTGACGCCGAATCGTGCTGATTGTTTAAGTATGTTAGGTATCGCACGCGATATTGCGGCTATCAATAACCTTGCGTTAAATACGGTAAAGATTGAACCAGTTAAAGGCACTGATGCAGGGGTTTTTCCTATTCGGGTAGAAGCGCCTATGGCGTGCCCCCGTTTTTTAGGCCGAGTAATAAAAGGTATTGATATTACAGCGCCAACCCCTATTTGGATGAAAGAAAAATTACGTCGTGGAGGGATCCGTGCTATTGATCCAGTGGTTGATATTACTAATTTTGTGTTATTAGAGTTAGGTCAGCCTTTACATGCTTATGATCTTGATTGTTTAAATGGCGCGATAATTGTTCGCATGGCGAAACAGGATGAAACATTAGTTTTACTTGATGACAGTGAAGTGACTTTGAAGCAAGATACTTTAGTCATCGCCGATGAGAAAGGTGCCTTAGGGATTGCCGGAATTTTTGGCGGCAAGCACTCTAGTGTCAAGCAAAATACCACCAATATCTTGTTAGAGAGTGCTTTTTTCGATCCATTAACAATTGCTGGTCGAGCACGTAATTATGGTCTTCATACTGAGGCTTCACACCGTTTTGAACGGGGTGTCGATCCACAGCTGCAATATAAAGCCATGGAGCGTGCAACCAGATTAATCGTTGAAATTTGTGGTGGTGATGCTGGAAATATTATTGATGTTAGCCATCAAACTAGCTTACCACAAGTGGCAAAAATAACCCTGACTCGACGAAAACTTGATCGTTTAATTGGTCATAGTATCCCGGATATTAATGTTAATCAGATCCTTCAACGTTTAGGTTGCCAAGTGATTAGTGAGCAAGATAGTTGGCAAGTGGTTGCTCCATCTTGGCGTTTTGATATGCGAATTGAAGAAGATTTGATTGAAGAAGTCGCTCGTGTTTATGGTTATAATAATATACCCAATGTACCGTTACGTGCTGATTTAGTCATGACCCCTCGTTGTGAATCCGTTCTGCCATTAAAACGAGTGAAAACGTTATTAATTGATCGTGGTTACAATGAAGCGATTACCTACAGTTTTGTTGATCCTAAAATTCAGCAACTGCTGCATCCAGATTCCGATGCGATGATTTTACCTGATCCTATTTCAACTGATATGTCGGCAATGCGGCTTTCATTATTGCCTGGCTTATTAACGACAGTAATTTACAATCAAAATCGCCAACAAAATCGTATTCGACTGTTTGAAACTGGATTACGATTTGTGCCGGATACATCAGCAGAACATGGTATTCGGCAAGAATTGATGTTAGCAGGCGTGATTACTGGCAATCGCTATGAAGAGCACTGGTTACAAGAAAAACGCGCTGTTGATTTTTTTGATATAAAAGGTGACGTTGAAGCAATACTGGAATTAACCGGAAAATTAGACAATATTATTTATAAGGCTCACTCGAATCCTGCACTTCATCCCGGACAAAGCGCTGGGATTTATCTGAATAATAATTATATTGGATATGTAGGTGTTATTCATCCAGAACTGGAAAATAAGCTAAATTTGAATGGTAGAACACTTATTTTTGAATTGCTGTGGGATACTGTTGCCGAGCGCGTTATCCCTAAAGCAAATATGATTTCACGTTTCCCTGCCAATCGACGAGATATTGCTGTTGTAGTACCAGAAGAGGTAGCAACGGCGGATGTATTGGCTGAATGCAAGAAAATTGGCATAAATCATATAGTTGGCATAAACTTGTTTGACGTGTACTGTGGTAAAGGTGTAGCGGAAGGTTATAAGAGCCTTGCTATTAGCTTAATCTTGCAGGATACAAATCGTACTCTGGAAGAAGAAGAGATTGCCGCAACTGTTGATAAATGTGTAGCTGCGTTAAAACGGCGATTCCAAGCATCCTTGAGGGACTAAACCTATGGCGCTTACAAAAGCTGAAATGTCAGAAAGTCTGTTCGAAAAACTGGGTATAAGCAAACGTGATGCAAAAGACCTAGTTGAACTTTTCTTTGAAGAAGTTCGTCGTTCATTAGAAAATGGGGAGCAGGTGAAACTGTCAGGGTTTGGTAATTTTGATCTGCGTGATAAAAGTCAACGTCCAGGTCGAAATCCAAAGACTGGAGAAGATATTCCCATCACTGCTCGTCGAGTGGTGACTTTTCGACCAGGGCAAAAGTTGAAAGGCCGGGTTGAAAAGATAAAGCCTCATAAATAATGAATTATTATATGCTAAAAAGCCGCTTTAGCGGCTTTTTTATTATTTATTTATGTCAAAATAATTTTAAAAAATAAAGATACCTTTAATAGATTAGTTATAAGAGTTTTTAGCAAGTCAAACAATTTTACTGGTAAAAGTTGCGCTAATAATGATTTTATATTCACTTATTTTTGTTATTGGGTTACTTTTTTATTGATAAGAATTTTTAGGGAATTAATTAGTTTTCTATTCTACTTGAGTAACATAAGGCAGAGCTTAAGCTTTATGCATTTATTAAGTAAATGCGTTCTAACTAGTTATATTAGAAAGTTATTGTCATGTTGATGTGTAGTTAAGCTATTTTATGATAATATAGACAACTAACTCTAAAAAAATATTAGACGAATTGTTAGTAGGTTAATCTCATGAATGATTTTCTTCCTTTTTCTCGTCCAGCAATAGGTGACGAAGAGATCCGGGCGGTAGAAAATGTATTACGTTCTGGTTGGATCACCACTGGACCGCAAAATCATCAACTAGAAGAAGACTTTCGCCATAAGTTTGGTTGTCAGCATGCAATTGCTTTTTGTTCGGCAACAGCAGGTATGCATATAACGCTTATGGCCTTAGGAATTGGTCCTGGAGATGAAGTTATTACCCCCTCATTAACATGGGTGTCAACCATTAATATGATTACCTTGTTAGGGGCTCATCCAATCATGATTGATGTTGATCGTGATACTTTAATGGTTCAACCTGATGTCGTTGAGAAGGTAATTACCCCTAAGACAAAAGCGATT from Arsenophonus sp. aPb includes these protein-coding regions:
- the rplT gene encoding 50S ribosomal protein L20; the protein is MARVKRGVIARARHKKILKQAKGYYGARSRVYRVAFQAVIKAGQYAYRDRRQRKRQFRQLWIARINAAARQNGLSYSRFINGLKKASIEIDRKILSDIAVFDKVAFAALVEKAKSALA
- the thrS gene encoding threonine--tRNA ligase: MPVITLPDGSQRQYEHAVSVMDIANDIGSGLAKACIAGRVNGELVDANDQINNDAQLAIITSKDLEGLEIIRHSCAHLLGHAIKQLWPTTKMAIGPIIENGFYYDVDLEQALTQEDLEKLEQRMHELAEKNYDVIKKRVSWQEARDTFVARGEDYKVKILDENINKDDHPGLYYHEEYIDMCRGPHVPNMRFCHYFKLQKVAGAYWRGNSDNKMLQRIYGTAWANKKQLAAYLLRLEEAAKRDHRKIGKQLDLYHMQEEAPGMAFWHNDGWVIFRELETFIRTKLNEYQYQEVKGPLMMDRILWEKTGHWENYKENMFTTSSENREYCIKPMNCPGHVQIFNQGLRSYRDLPLRMAEFGSCHRNEPSGALHGLMRVRGFTQDDAHIFCTEDQILTEVKSCIKMIYDVYATFGFEKIAVKLSTRPEKRIGTDAQWDRAESDLAKALGDIEFDYQPGEGAFYGPKIEFTLYDCLDRAWQCGTVQLDFSLPSRLGASYVDENNERQVPVMIHRAVLGSLERFIGILTEQYAGFFPTWLAPLQIVIINITDAQADFVQKVVKKLSNFGIRVKADLRNEKIGFKIREHTLRRVPYMLVCGDKEVKSNQVSVRTRDGKDLGTFDVTEFAERVLDEIRTRRIYQLEE
- the pheS gene encoding phenylalanine--tRNA ligase subunit alpha, which translates into the protein MPHLVELVAQAKAAIEKAQDVAALDSVRVEFLGKKGHLTLQMSTLRNLPAEERPAAGAVINQAKQEVQHTLNMRKEQLENVLLNARLVAEKIDISLPGRQTENGSLHPVTRTIDRIEEFFGELGFSVVCGPEIEDDYHNFDALNIPAHHPARASHDTFWFDTTRLLRTQTSGVQIRTMKGKQPPIRIIAPGRVYRNDYDQTHTPMFHQTEGLIVDKNISFTNLKGTLHDFLNHFFEEKTRVRFRPSYFPFTEPSAEVDVMGKNGKWLEVLGCGMVHPNVLRNVGIDPDLYSGFAFGMGMERLTMLRYGVTDLRAFFENDLRFLKQFR
- the rpmI gene encoding 50S ribosomal protein L35 gives rise to the protein MPKIKTVRGAAKRFKKTASGGFKRKHANLRHILTKKSTKRKRHLRPKTLVSKGDLGLVVACLPYA
- the pheT gene encoding phenylalanine--tRNA ligase subunit beta, producing MKLSEFWLREWVNPAISSEALSEQMTMAGLEIDDVKPVAGQFQGVLVGEIVECVQHPNADKLRLTKVNIGAEQLLNIVCGAPNCRQGLKVAVATIGAVLPDNFKIKATKLRGELSEGMLCSYSELAISDDHAGIIELPHDAPVGIDIRSYLQLDDHIFEVSLTPNRADCLSMLGIARDIAAINNLALNTVKIEPVKGTDAGVFPIRVEAPMACPRFLGRVIKGIDITAPTPIWMKEKLRRGGIRAIDPVVDITNFVLLELGQPLHAYDLDCLNGAIIVRMAKQDETLVLLDDSEVTLKQDTLVIADEKGALGIAGIFGGKHSSVKQNTTNILLESAFFDPLTIAGRARNYGLHTEASHRFERGVDPQLQYKAMERATRLIVEICGGDAGNIIDVSHQTSLPQVAKITLTRRKLDRLIGHSIPDINVNQILQRLGCQVISEQDSWQVVAPSWRFDMRIEEDLIEEVARVYGYNNIPNVPLRADLVMTPRCESVLPLKRVKTLLIDRGYNEAITYSFVDPKIQQLLHPDSDAMILPDPISTDMSAMRLSLLPGLLTTVIYNQNRQQNRIRLFETGLRFVPDTSAEHGIRQELMLAGVITGNRYEEHWLQEKRAVDFFDIKGDVEAILELTGKLDNIIYKAHSNPALHPGQSAGIYLNNNYIGYVGVIHPELENKLNLNGRTLIFELLWDTVAERVIPKANMISRFPANRRDIAVVVPEEVATADVLAECKKIGINHIVGINLFDVYCGKGVAEGYKSLAISLILQDTNRTLEEEEIAATVDKCVAALKRRFQASLRD
- a CDS encoding transglycosylase SLT domain-containing protein; translated protein: MEEQTESEPLKTPYDVAIRQAAQRYGIDENLIRAIIKVESNFRVNAVSKSNAIGLMQVKASTAGRDAYRLQGKAGQPTTSQLKDPVINIDVGTAYIRFIQDNHLFGIQDPKVLYYATVVAYVNGAGALLRIFDNNRHVAIDKINKLSAEEFYQHIQTKHPNAQAPRYLWKIKNAYNSIAMID
- a CDS encoding manganese/iron ABC transporter ATP-binding protein — encoded protein: MSNNIFYEKPNLIVDNATVTYSNGHTAIYDASFNITGGSICALVGVNGSGKSTLFKTIMGLVTPTKGRVTLNNAAIKTALKQNIIAYVPQTEEVDWNFPVLVSDVVMMGRYSKMGFLRIPSQQDKQIVADALARVDLTGLEQRQIGELSGGQKKRVFLARALAQEGKVLLLDEPFTGVDVKTENAIIELLRSLRSNGYLILVSTHNLGSVPEFCDQVILVNRTILASGPIETTFTQKNLQLAFGGVLRHINLSGAELHDDDDPRSLTVITDDERAAVFYGHHEQTSVIKKQPEK
- a CDS encoding metal ABC transporter substrate-binding protein, which encodes MYKRPNLSSRHTFTGLKIIAILVLFNPIAYAKKFTVVTTFTIIQDIAQNVAGNAANVQSITKPGAEIHEYQPTPKDILKAHNADLILWNGLGLETWFNRFFENFKHIPAVTVTKGIKPMPIREGEYQGNPNPHAWMSAQNALIYIENIRAALVKYDPNNADIYNQNAKIYASEISKIDAPLRKRLAQIPQQKRWLVTSEGAFSYLAKDYGFKEAYLWPINAEEQGSPQQVRKVIDIVKKYHIPVVFSESTVSDKPAKQVSRETGAQYGGVLYVDSLSTSDGPVPTYIELLKTTVDTIAKGFGQ
- the ihfA gene encoding integration host factor subunit alpha; translated protein: MALTKAEMSESLFEKLGISKRDAKDLVELFFEEVRRSLENGEQVKLSGFGNFDLRDKSQRPGRNPKTGEDIPITARRVVTFRPGQKLKGRVEKIKPHK
- the infC gene encoding translation initiation factor IF-3 is translated as MKGGKRIQTARPNRINTEIRASEVRLTGLDGEQIGIISLKEALEKAEEAGVDLVEISPNAEPPVCRIMDYGKFLYEKSKSLKEQKKKQRVIQVKEIKFRPGTDEGDYQVKLRNLIRFLEDGDKAKITLRFRGREMAHQQIGIDMLNRIKNDLDDMSVVESFPSKIEGRQMIMVLAPKKK